One stretch of Rosistilla oblonga DNA includes these proteins:
- the ruvC gene encoding crossover junction endodeoxyribonuclease RuvC: protein MGNAKVKGKVAAGGSTGGAILGVDPGLNITGYGVIRSTAAGIELLEAGIIRTKAKASLERRLLDLHEGLGEVMAAHKPSVLALEQLYSHYKRPQTAILMGHARGVICLLAAQAGIAIESFEATRVKRMMTGNGHAPKDQMQMAVKLQLNLATVPEPPDVADALAIALCQQQMSSMQVQL, encoded by the coding sequence GTGGGAAATGCAAAAGTAAAGGGAAAGGTAGCTGCCGGCGGGTCGACTGGCGGCGCGATCCTGGGAGTCGATCCCGGACTGAACATCACCGGCTACGGCGTGATCCGCTCGACCGCCGCTGGGATCGAACTGCTGGAAGCGGGGATCATCCGCACCAAAGCCAAGGCGTCGTTGGAGCGGCGGCTGTTGGATCTGCACGAAGGTTTGGGCGAGGTCATGGCGGCTCACAAGCCGAGTGTGCTCGCGTTGGAACAGCTCTACTCGCACTACAAGCGTCCGCAGACGGCGATCTTGATGGGGCATGCTCGCGGCGTGATCTGTCTGCTGGCGGCGCAAGCGGGGATCGCGATCGAGAGCTTTGAAGCGACTAGGGTCAAGCGGATGATGACCGGCAACGGTCACGCTCCCAAAGATCAGATGCAGATGGCGGTGAAGTTGCAGTTGAATCTGGCGACCGTCCCCGAGCCGCCCGACGTCGCCGACGCGCTTGCGATCGCGCTGTGCCAGCAGCAGATGAGCAGCATGCAGGTGCAGCTTTAG
- a CDS encoding DUF1559 domain-containing protein yields MNRRRMGFTLVELLVVIAIIGILVGLLLPAVQAAREAARRMQCSNNLKQLGISLHNYHDTYKSFVPRKQGTGTCGSPRDNCNRVSGFIGLLPFMEQQPMYDQIMAGDASVPAGGPEGWAGWAVWNQAPEGLRCPSGNYSGTPDSTNNYMFSVGDQIDNNRDRSDLRGVFAYRRGIKFAQIVDGTSNTIAMSEHLRGNFSLGSNSQPKIGVSMVGNLDPRTNPGACLDSHANGIYTDIASAKSRFGTRWTDGQTERVGFTTVTPPNGPSCFEGANVNADSAHSVIAPSSNHPGGVMSVFCDGSVHFISNTIDTGNLASVAAWKGTGGDSGISPFGVWGALGSKDGGEPTADF; encoded by the coding sequence ATGAATCGTCGAAGAATGGGCTTCACGCTCGTCGAACTGCTGGTGGTGATTGCTATCATCGGCATCTTAGTCGGGCTACTACTGCCAGCGGTCCAGGCCGCTCGCGAAGCAGCTCGCCGCATGCAGTGCAGCAACAACCTGAAACAGCTTGGGATCTCGCTGCACAATTACCACGACACCTACAAATCGTTTGTTCCCCGCAAGCAGGGCACCGGCACTTGTGGTTCGCCACGAGACAACTGCAATCGCGTCAGCGGTTTCATCGGACTGCTCCCCTTCATGGAACAGCAACCGATGTACGATCAGATCATGGCTGGCGACGCGTCGGTCCCAGCGGGCGGCCCTGAAGGCTGGGCCGGTTGGGCTGTCTGGAATCAAGCTCCCGAAGGACTTCGCTGCCCATCGGGCAATTACAGCGGAACGCCCGATTCCACCAACAACTACATGTTTAGCGTTGGCGATCAAATCGACAACAACCGCGATCGCTCCGACCTTCGCGGCGTCTTTGCCTACCGTCGAGGTATCAAATTCGCACAAATCGTCGACGGCACCAGCAACACGATCGCAATGAGTGAGCATCTGCGAGGAAACTTCAGCCTCGGCAGCAACAGCCAACCGAAGATTGGAGTTTCGATGGTGGGCAACCTCGACCCACGCACCAACCCCGGTGCGTGTTTGGACAGCCACGCCAACGGCATCTACACCGATATCGCGAGTGCGAAGTCGCGATTCGGAACTCGCTGGACCGACGGGCAAACCGAACGCGTCGGCTTTACGACAGTCACGCCGCCCAACGGTCCTTCCTGCTTCGAAGGGGCGAACGTCAACGCGGATTCGGCTCACTCGGTGATCGCCCCCAGTAGCAACCACCCAGGTGGCGTGATGTCTGTCTTCTGCGACGGATCGGTCCACTTCATCTCCAACACGATCGATACCGGCAACCTCGCATCGGTCGCCGCTTGGAAAGGGACCGGCGGAGACTCGGGCATAAGCCCGTTTGGCGTCTGGGGTGCCCTGGGCTCCAAAGACGGCGGGGAACCGACTGCTGACTTCTAA
- the cysS gene encoding cysteine--tRNA ligase translates to MAEIRVYNTLSKTKEPFAPVHPPKVGMYLCGPTVYKEAHIGHMVGPVIFDTIKRYLAYSGFDVTWVVNITDVDDKLIAESRRREVPMSQIAVEMTADYMANLKELGVNQIDYLPRATDHMDDIIGFIQSLESKGFAYASDGDVFFDVARDSGYGQLSNRSPDDQQGAGGEAAAKKRSAADFALWKSAREGEPAWDSPWGKGRPGWHIECSAMSHYYLGETFDIHGGGLDLMFPHHENERAQSSCCHGSPMVKYWMHNGLMRAGGDAGKLGGRSEREKEAAGETAESIEEQAAGKISRSKGAGGLADQIRRHTGERIRFFLLRSHYRSTIIFGEEGLQEAATALEGFYRFFDRFEKGTGIAFYDLPTARSRTQGDLISGDDADLKAVLACRDKYREAMDDDFNTGAASSQLFDIVRALNKQATAIKLPEQAAAQQVPEDATVEEFLAWLDSAKIANLDFIKSVLVLRELTGLLGLFGKRPPKAAGGDDDNGLADQLVGVLIELRKEARSNKDFATSDAIRDRLAAIGVALLDGKEGTSWEMQK, encoded by the coding sequence ATGGCTGAGATTCGCGTTTACAACACTCTGTCGAAAACCAAAGAACCCTTTGCGCCGGTTCACCCTCCCAAGGTCGGGATGTATTTGTGCGGACCGACTGTCTACAAGGAAGCTCACATCGGCCACATGGTCGGCCCGGTGATCTTCGATACGATCAAACGCTATCTCGCCTACAGCGGTTTTGACGTCACATGGGTCGTGAACATCACCGATGTCGACGATAAATTGATCGCCGAATCGCGCCGACGCGAGGTGCCGATGAGCCAGATCGCTGTCGAGATGACTGCCGATTACATGGCGAACTTGAAAGAGTTGGGCGTGAATCAGATCGATTACCTGCCCCGCGCGACCGACCACATGGACGACATCATCGGCTTCATCCAGTCGCTGGAGTCAAAGGGCTTCGCGTATGCCAGCGATGGCGACGTCTTCTTCGACGTGGCTCGCGACAGCGGTTACGGCCAGTTGTCGAATCGATCGCCCGACGACCAGCAGGGAGCCGGTGGCGAAGCGGCGGCCAAGAAGCGTTCCGCGGCGGACTTTGCACTCTGGAAGTCGGCTCGCGAAGGCGAACCCGCTTGGGACAGTCCTTGGGGAAAAGGCCGTCCGGGTTGGCACATCGAATGCTCGGCGATGAGTCATTATTATCTGGGCGAAACGTTCGACATCCACGGCGGCGGACTGGACCTGATGTTCCCGCATCACGAAAACGAACGGGCTCAAAGCAGCTGTTGCCACGGTTCGCCGATGGTTAAATATTGGATGCACAATGGGCTGATGCGAGCTGGCGGCGACGCGGGCAAGCTGGGCGGACGCAGCGAACGCGAGAAGGAAGCGGCGGGCGAAACGGCGGAATCGATCGAAGAGCAAGCTGCCGGGAAGATCTCGCGCAGCAAAGGTGCGGGCGGTTTGGCCGATCAGATCCGACGCCACACCGGCGAACGGATCCGGTTCTTCCTGTTGCGATCGCACTACCGGTCGACGATCATCTTCGGCGAAGAGGGGTTGCAGGAAGCGGCGACGGCCTTGGAGGGCTTCTATCGCTTCTTCGATCGCTTCGAGAAGGGAACCGGAATCGCGTTCTACGATCTTCCGACCGCGCGATCGCGAACCCAAGGCGATCTGATTTCGGGGGACGACGCCGATCTGAAAGCTGTCCTGGCCTGCCGCGACAAATACCGCGAAGCGATGGACGACGACTTCAACACCGGAGCGGCGTCGAGCCAGTTGTTCGATATCGTGCGGGCATTGAACAAGCAAGCCACGGCGATCAAGTTGCCCGAGCAAGCGGCGGCGCAGCAGGTTCCCGAGGATGCGACTGTCGAAGAGTTTTTGGCGTGGCTCGATTCGGCCAAGATCGCCAACCTCGACTTCATCAAGAGCGTCTTGGTGCTGCGTGAGTTGACCGGGTTGTTGGGGTTGTTTGGAAAGCGGCCACCGAAGGCGGCTGGCGGCGACGACGACAACGGCTTGGCTGACCAATTGGTTGGCGTGTTGATCGAACTCCGCAAGGAAGCGCGCAGCAACAAAGACTTCGCCACCTCCGATGCGATCCGCGACCGTTTGGCTGCGATTGGCGTGGCGTTGCTGGATGGCAAGGAAGGGACATCGTGGGAAATGCAAAAGTAA
- a CDS encoding FG-GAP-like repeat-containing protein: protein MRNLLLVVCLLIAVAGVGYAVVVLTSPVVPLEPPASVGMGRQAFEAGDFAAALQTASEVLATESAGDPSAGKNSAALMLAGESATQLGKYDLAIDFYSQVPDSAAEAAVANWAMGEVHFHLGQTNPAFTAIEKSLALDPKLMVGHQRMIELCNVLGRRRESLPSLMYMFQARQLSPEYLFYIGNLAKETVVESRLLDYLAKSPGDLLPNLGLAQLAFLDGDLERSDALLEPLLKQQPDLVEAHVWAGMIWLQTQPDRLEEWNAALPEAAETHPDIWFIRGQWLRADHGQEAVRCMAEAIRRDPNHVKAHQAMAQLLNAQGESERAKLFADKADRLQEVNTTLERLYGSRDSTALMHKAAQLTFDLGRLWECVGWSSLAKSVEPGIRWPQELVAKVEATAPDPEMPQTLASASLVAASDWVEEYPLPVFADRVIRRSDEEASRQDFVGSFGFRDIADEVGLDFEFDNHNSAVHQGHRMYQTSGGGIGVIDYDLDGRPDLFFSQGGDFPADPASSTHQDVLYRNRISVGGRLELANVTAAAGLMDYDFGQGVAVGDVNGDGFDDLYVGNIGANQLWLNRGDGTFEDASALIPADNSWTSSVMIADLNLDGRAEIYEANYLAGDDVYAKMCQIGGQPRSCSPLEFLPAADRLLSVGPQGSLDVVDLNGAMVANSFGVVAMKLAGRRLPSLFVAADQQANLLAAVVPDPEVDSGFGLVDEAILLGLAYDGSGRAQACMGIAAGDVSGDGEIDLFVTNFYLEYNTLYLQNSGLFSDRTAVSGTVAASKPMLGFGTQFFDAQLDGNQDLFVLNGHIDDQTHVGVPEKMPPQFFAGLGGGKFQLVSPDDATSDPQNSCLAQLGLGRALAKVDIDDDGMVDLACGQLEDAGTSLIRNESKPEGRFVSVNLIGIKSDRNAFFAKGTLRSDGFQQQLQLVAGSGYQASNQRVLHFSIPERALGGREPGETELELEIEWPSGGGDFHRGVKPDKRYLAVESQGLREVIGTAQSSGDAP from the coding sequence ATGCGAAACCTACTGCTTGTCGTCTGCCTGCTGATCGCTGTCGCAGGCGTTGGGTACGCCGTTGTCGTGCTGACGTCTCCCGTCGTTCCGCTCGAACCGCCAGCGAGCGTCGGCATGGGCAGGCAAGCGTTTGAAGCGGGCGACTTTGCAGCCGCGCTTCAGACGGCTAGCGAAGTCCTGGCGACTGAGTCGGCTGGCGATCCGTCAGCTGGAAAGAACAGTGCTGCATTGATGCTCGCCGGCGAAAGCGCCACGCAATTGGGGAAGTACGATCTGGCGATCGACTTCTATTCCCAGGTCCCCGATTCCGCCGCTGAAGCCGCGGTTGCGAACTGGGCGATGGGCGAAGTTCATTTTCATCTGGGGCAAACCAATCCCGCGTTTACAGCGATTGAGAAGAGTCTCGCGTTGGATCCCAAGCTGATGGTTGGGCATCAGCGGATGATCGAGCTGTGTAATGTTCTCGGCCGCAGAAGGGAGTCGCTGCCGAGTCTGATGTACATGTTTCAGGCTCGCCAGTTGAGTCCTGAGTACCTCTTTTATATCGGCAATTTGGCCAAAGAAACCGTGGTCGAGTCGCGGTTGTTGGACTACCTCGCCAAGTCGCCCGGCGACCTGTTGCCGAATCTTGGGCTTGCGCAATTGGCGTTCCTCGACGGTGATCTGGAGCGATCCGATGCGTTGTTGGAGCCATTGCTGAAGCAGCAGCCGGACCTGGTGGAAGCACATGTTTGGGCTGGGATGATTTGGTTGCAGACGCAGCCCGATCGGCTGGAGGAATGGAATGCTGCTTTGCCCGAGGCTGCGGAGACGCATCCGGACATCTGGTTCATTCGCGGGCAATGGTTACGGGCGGACCACGGTCAGGAGGCGGTGCGGTGTATGGCTGAAGCGATTCGCCGCGATCCGAATCACGTGAAGGCGCATCAGGCGATGGCGCAGTTGCTGAATGCCCAGGGAGAGTCTGAGCGGGCGAAGCTGTTTGCCGACAAGGCCGATCGGTTGCAGGAGGTTAATACCACGCTCGAGCGACTGTACGGTTCGCGCGATTCGACAGCGTTGATGCACAAGGCCGCTCAACTCACCTTCGACCTGGGGCGGCTTTGGGAATGTGTCGGTTGGAGCAGCTTGGCAAAATCGGTGGAGCCTGGGATCCGATGGCCTCAAGAGCTGGTCGCGAAGGTCGAGGCGACGGCGCCGGATCCGGAGATGCCGCAAACGCTTGCTTCGGCAAGTTTGGTCGCTGCGAGCGATTGGGTGGAAGAGTATCCGTTGCCCGTGTTTGCAGATCGCGTGATTCGCCGAAGCGATGAAGAAGCGTCGCGGCAGGATTTCGTTGGCAGTTTTGGATTCCGCGATATCGCCGATGAGGTTGGTTTGGATTTCGAGTTCGACAACCACAACAGCGCTGTGCATCAGGGGCATCGCATGTATCAGACCTCGGGCGGCGGGATCGGTGTGATCGACTACGACCTCGACGGGCGGCCCGATCTGTTCTTCAGCCAGGGCGGCGACTTTCCTGCCGACCCGGCCAGTTCGACTCATCAGGACGTGTTGTATCGGAATCGGATCTCTGTCGGCGGTAGGTTGGAGCTTGCGAACGTCACGGCTGCGGCTGGTTTGATGGATTATGATTTCGGTCAGGGAGTTGCGGTTGGCGATGTCAACGGCGACGGATTCGATGATCTTTATGTCGGCAATATCGGGGCAAATCAACTTTGGCTGAATCGTGGCGATGGGACGTTTGAAGATGCTTCCGCGCTGATTCCCGCCGATAACAGTTGGACGTCCAGCGTGATGATCGCCGACTTGAACTTGGATGGTCGGGCTGAAATCTATGAAGCGAACTATCTGGCTGGCGACGATGTCTATGCGAAGATGTGCCAGATCGGCGGCCAGCCTCGCAGTTGTTCGCCGCTCGAGTTTTTGCCAGCGGCCGATCGGTTGTTGTCGGTCGGGCCACAGGGAAGTCTGGATGTTGTCGATTTAAACGGAGCGATGGTCGCTAACAGCTTTGGCGTCGTGGCGATGAAGTTGGCCGGCCGTCGCTTGCCAAGTCTGTTTGTGGCGGCGGATCAGCAAGCGAACCTGTTGGCGGCCGTGGTTCCCGATCCGGAAGTCGATTCGGGGTTTGGGCTTGTCGATGAAGCGATCCTGCTCGGGCTGGCTTATGACGGATCCGGGCGAGCGCAGGCCTGTATGGGGATCGCCGCGGGGGACGTCAGTGGCGATGGCGAGATCGATCTGTTCGTCACTAATTTTTATCTGGAATACAACACGCTGTACCTGCAAAATTCTGGGCTCTTCAGCGACCGGACGGCTGTCAGCGGAACGGTTGCGGCGAGCAAGCCGATGCTCGGATTTGGCACTCAGTTTTTCGACGCTCAATTGGATGGCAATCAGGATCTGTTTGTGCTCAATGGGCATATCGACGATCAGACGCACGTCGGTGTCCCCGAGAAAATGCCGCCTCAGTTTTTTGCCGGGCTGGGCGGTGGCAAGTTTCAGTTGGTGTCGCCGGACGACGCGACTTCCGATCCGCAGAACAGCTGCCTCGCTCAGCTCGGTTTGGGGCGGGCGTTGGCGAAGGTCGACATCGACGACGATGGAATGGTCGACCTCGCCTGCGGTCAGTTAGAGGATGCTGGCACGTCTCTTATTCGGAATGAAAGCAAGCCGGAGGGGAGGTTCGTCTCGGTAAATTTGATTGGAATAAAATCGGATCGGAATGCTTTTTTCGCGAAGGGGACACTTAGGTCAGACGGCTTCCAGCAGCAGCTTCAGTTGGTGGCGGGAAGCGGTTATCAGGCGAGCAATCAACGCGTGCTGCATTTTTCAATTCCCGAGCGCGCTCTTGGAGGAAGGGAGCCTGGCGAAACTGAGCTTGAGCTTGAGATCGAGTGGCCATCGGGAGGGGGGGATTTCCACCGTGGAGTCAAGCCTGACAAGCGTTATCTCGCAGTGGAGTCGCAGGGTTTGCGTGAAGTGATCGGTACCGCTCAGTCCTCCGGCGATGCGCCTTAG
- a CDS encoding GxxExxY protein has product MPIYVDAEIQVFSEPEFHSLAERVVGIAFDVHQSFGRLLDEEIYKNVISGRCHAAGIVPARREVEIVVQHDDFRKSYFMDSLLANGLMVEAKVVEELADVHRAQAIHYLLLTGMHHGLLLNFRPGKVEKWFVSTSLDLNERRRFEIDDSDWQPRTVASRKLRRLVEDLLLDWGAFLQTSLYRQAITHFFGGPEIALRRVPVYDAGRQVGTHEVCMLEEGTAVAVTGLSSGQPAMADHLRRFLWHTDLTTVDWVNLDKHQITFRTITV; this is encoded by the coding sequence ATGCCGATCTATGTGGATGCGGAGATCCAGGTATTCTCGGAGCCTGAGTTTCATTCGCTGGCCGAACGGGTTGTTGGTATCGCGTTTGACGTCCATCAATCTTTTGGACGTTTGCTGGACGAAGAGATCTACAAGAATGTGATCTCTGGCCGTTGTCACGCTGCGGGAATTGTTCCGGCACGGCGTGAAGTGGAAATCGTCGTCCAGCACGACGATTTTCGAAAATCGTATTTCATGGACAGCTTGCTCGCTAACGGCCTGATGGTCGAGGCGAAGGTGGTCGAGGAGCTTGCGGATGTTCATCGGGCCCAGGCGATCCACTATCTATTGCTGACCGGCATGCATCATGGACTGCTGCTTAATTTTCGGCCGGGGAAAGTGGAGAAGTGGTTCGTTTCGACGTCGCTTGATTTGAACGAGCGGCGGCGGTTTGAGATCGACGATTCCGATTGGCAGCCACGCACCGTTGCAAGTCGAAAGCTTCGGCGACTTGTCGAAGATCTGCTGCTCGACTGGGGAGCCTTTCTGCAGACTTCACTCTATCGACAAGCGATCACTCACTTTTTTGGTGGCCCTGAGATCGCGTTGCGTCGCGTTCCTGTTTACGACGCCGGGCGGCAGGTGGGCACTCACGAAGTCTGCATGCTGGAAGAAGGTACTGCAGTGGCTGTTACCGGTTTAAGTTCCGGTCAACCTGCAATGGCCGATCATCTTCGTCGGTTTCTCTGGCACACCGATCTAACAACCGTGGACTGGGTTAACCTCGACAAACACCAGATCACCTTCCGGACAATAACAGTTTAA
- a CDS encoding ABC-2 family transporter protein: MSTATQSSSPLTQRLKTWWMIVRISLEERLVYRGDFALGTLMRFLPIITQIFLWSAVFASMAQPGEETTFGGFRFHDMVAYYLITMVARAFSSMPGLSSGIARQIRDGEIKKFMIQPIDLLGFLLLGRVAHKVAYYSVATLPFVLVFFLCRSYFVDGWPDPTIIAAFAATLVMGFLIGFFLEAAIGLIGFWFLEVSSLLFIYMLFSFFLSGHMFPITLLPDEIEWFVQLLPLKYLAYFPAAVFLGKIPPDELGQELLIEAGWVVFLIIVCRVMYARGVRRYSGFGG, translated from the coding sequence ATGTCCACCGCAACACAATCCTCCTCACCGCTCACCCAACGCCTGAAGACCTGGTGGATGATCGTGCGGATCTCGCTAGAGGAACGCCTGGTCTATCGAGGCGATTTTGCGCTCGGAACGCTGATGCGATTCCTGCCGATCATCACGCAGATCTTCTTATGGTCGGCGGTGTTTGCATCGATGGCGCAACCGGGAGAAGAGACGACGTTTGGCGGTTTCCGCTTCCACGACATGGTCGCTTATTATTTGATCACCATGGTCGCTCGGGCGTTCAGCAGCATGCCGGGCTTATCGAGCGGGATCGCGAGGCAGATCCGCGACGGCGAGATCAAGAAGTTCATGATCCAACCGATCGATCTGTTGGGCTTCTTGCTGCTGGGCCGCGTCGCCCACAAAGTCGCCTACTATTCAGTCGCCACGCTGCCCTTTGTACTCGTCTTCTTTTTATGCCGCAGCTATTTTGTCGACGGCTGGCCCGATCCGACGATCATCGCCGCCTTTGCCGCCACGCTCGTGATGGGCTTCTTGATCGGGTTCTTCTTAGAAGCGGCGATCGGACTGATCGGGTTCTGGTTCCTCGAAGTCAGCTCGCTGCTGTTCATCTACATGCTGTTCAGCTTCTTCCTGTCGGGCCACATGTTCCCGATCACGCTACTGCCCGACGAAATCGAATGGTTCGTCCAGCTACTGCCGCTGAAATACCTAGCCTACTTTCCCGCCGCGGTCTTCTTAGGCAAGATCCCACCCGATGAACTCGGGCAGGAATTACTGATCGAAGCCGGCTGGGTCGTCTTCCTAATCATCGTCTGCCGAGTCATGTACGCCCGCGGCGTCCGACGCTACAGCGGCTTCGGCGGCTAA
- a CDS encoding ABC transporter ATP-binding protein, with protein MPIIEIEQLTKSYRVYKKQEGLMASVRGLFHREYREVEAVRSIDLTVDEGEFVAFLGPNGAGKTTTLKLLSGVINPTSGTARVMGYTPWQRENGYRRRFALVMGQKNQLWWDLPAQESYRLHQQIYRIDQNAFQRTLDELTDLLDVRRLLGQPVRELSLGERMKMELIAALLHNPDVLFLDEPTIGLDVVAQHNIQQFLRHYQQEKRTTVLLTSHYMKDIIALCQRVVIIASGQIKYDGSLTGIVDAFSGSKVVTLQFAEGHQPGDLTNIGEVLSIDLPKAKIKIARTDIPKRLAAALNEHPIDDVVVEDPPLEDAIADMFNRVRDEEKQAMAATAADSQ; from the coding sequence ATGCCTATCATCGAGATCGAGCAGCTTACCAAGTCTTACCGTGTTTACAAGAAACAGGAAGGGCTGATGGCCAGCGTGCGCGGCCTGTTTCATCGCGAGTACCGCGAGGTGGAGGCGGTTCGATCGATCGACCTGACCGTTGACGAGGGGGAATTTGTCGCGTTCCTGGGCCCCAACGGTGCCGGCAAAACGACGACGCTGAAGCTGCTCTCGGGCGTGATCAACCCAACCTCGGGGACCGCTCGAGTGATGGGCTACACGCCCTGGCAACGAGAAAATGGCTACCGCCGCCGCTTCGCTCTGGTCATGGGGCAGAAGAACCAACTGTGGTGGGACCTCCCCGCGCAAGAATCCTACCGACTGCATCAACAGATCTATCGCATCGATCAAAACGCGTTCCAGCGGACGTTGGATGAATTGACCGATCTGCTGGACGTCCGCCGCTTGCTGGGCCAACCGGTCCGTGAACTTTCGCTGGGCGAGCGGATGAAGATGGAATTGATCGCGGCGCTACTGCACAACCCCGACGTGCTGTTCCTGGACGAACCGACGATCGGGCTGGACGTTGTCGCTCAACACAACATCCAACAATTCCTGCGGCACTATCAGCAGGAAAAGCGGACGACGGTGCTGCTGACCAGTCATTACATGAAGGACATCATCGCGCTCTGCCAACGCGTGGTGATCATCGCTTCGGGGCAGATCAAATACGACGGCTCGCTGACCGGGATCGTCGATGCGTTCAGTGGTTCCAAGGTGGTCACGCTGCAGTTTGCCGAAGGGCATCAACCGGGCGACCTGACGAACATCGGCGAAGTCCTGTCGATCGACCTGCCCAAAGCGAAGATCAAGATCGCGCGAACCGATATTCCCAAGCGACTGGCAGCGGCGCTCAACGAGCATCCGATCGACGATGTCGTCGTCGAAGATCCGCCGCTGGAGGATGCGATCGCCGACATGTTCAATCGTGTCCGAGACGAAGAGAAGCAAGCGATGGCAGCGACCGCCGCCGATTCCCAATAG
- a CDS encoding MFS transporter: MTKLEQPPSPIARAFAMFTLVVAGEAIFFLPFVLPRVFRPTLLEVFQLTNLELGIAFSLYGVVAMIAYFPGGPLADLFSARKLMAVALLATAAGGLLLASIPSLGGLKLLYGFWGATTILLFWAPLIRATRAWGGEMLPGRAFGLLDGGRGLVAAAIGSGAVALFALLMPEEVQTASAAQRTHAFQQVVYLFSGITLAAAVLVWFALPRQGEPSDPIELKRPLGAVRRVLKMPTVWLQSIVVVSAYIGYKGLDNISLYAHEVLEFDEVQAAQVGTLSMWMRPVAAVAAGLLADRFGVARLTILSLLGFGIGSGMLAVGAFPPGMSMFFFATMISTSACVFALRGLYFAMMEEGRVPFADTGCAVGIVSVIGFTPDVFMGPWMGILLDRWPGELGHQYFFASLAVAAAIGLIASIAFWRIVRRWNRA, encoded by the coding sequence GTGACCAAGCTCGAACAACCACCGTCCCCGATCGCTCGTGCGTTTGCGATGTTCACGCTTGTCGTGGCTGGGGAAGCTATCTTCTTTTTGCCGTTTGTTCTGCCTCGGGTCTTTAGGCCGACTCTGCTGGAAGTCTTTCAGTTAACAAACCTCGAACTGGGGATCGCGTTTTCGCTTTACGGCGTGGTGGCGATGATCGCCTATTTCCCCGGCGGCCCGCTGGCCGATCTGTTCTCGGCGCGGAAGCTGATGGCCGTGGCCCTGCTAGCGACCGCAGCGGGCGGCTTGCTGCTAGCATCGATCCCTTCGCTCGGCGGCCTCAAACTGCTCTACGGTTTCTGGGGCGCCACCACGATCCTGCTGTTTTGGGCACCGTTGATTCGCGCGACGCGAGCCTGGGGCGGCGAGATGCTCCCCGGCCGCGCCTTCGGACTGCTCGACGGAGGGCGTGGCCTCGTCGCCGCCGCGATTGGCAGCGGAGCAGTGGCGCTGTTCGCACTATTGATGCCCGAAGAAGTCCAAACGGCATCGGCGGCGCAGCGAACCCACGCATTTCAACAAGTTGTCTACCTCTTCTCCGGGATCACGCTGGCCGCCGCAGTCCTGGTCTGGTTCGCCTTGCCGCGACAGGGAGAACCGTCGGATCCTATCGAACTCAAACGCCCGCTGGGTGCGGTTCGCCGCGTGCTAAAGATGCCGACGGTGTGGCTGCAATCGATCGTCGTCGTCAGTGCCTACATCGGCTACAAGGGACTCGACAATATCTCGCTCTACGCGCACGAGGTGCTGGAGTTCGATGAAGTGCAAGCGGCTCAGGTCGGCACGCTTTCGATGTGGATGCGTCCTGTGGCAGCGGTCGCCGCAGGACTGCTAGCCGATCGATTTGGCGTCGCCCGACTGACGATCTTGAGCCTGCTGGGATTCGGAATTGGCAGCGGCATGTTGGCGGTCGGAGCGTTCCCGCCGGGCATGTCGATGTTCTTCTTCGCCACGATGATCAGCACCAGCGCCTGCGTCTTCGCACTGCGAGGACTCTACTTCGCCATGATGGAAGAAGGCCGCGTGCCGTTTGCCGACACGGGTTGCGCGGTCGGCATCGTCTCGGTCATCGGCTTCACACCCGACGTCTTCATGGGACCTTGGATGGGCATCCTGTTGGATCGCTGGCCGGGAGAACTTGGCCACCAATACTTCTTCGCATCCCTTGCAGTCGCCGCCGCGATCGGGCTGATCGCATCGATCGCCTTCTGGCGAATCGTCCGCCGCTGGAACCGAGCCTAG
- the ispF gene encoding 2-C-methyl-D-erythritol 2,4-cyclodiphosphate synthase encodes MNQASPPALRIGLGYDTHRIGPARPFLLGGVEIPWDRGLIGHSDADVLLHAITDALLGAASLGDIGRMYPDTDPENKDRDSGEMLAEAMRRVRVAGWEIVNLDCVVRAQQPKISPHAAAICARIAEILAISVDSVGIKGKTGEHVGPVGRQEAIEARCVALLYRRLG; translated from the coding sequence ATGAATCAAGCTTCCCCCCCTGCCCTGCGGATCGGTCTGGGATACGACACCCACCGGATTGGCCCCGCGCGGCCGTTTCTGCTGGGAGGCGTTGAGATTCCCTGGGACCGCGGTCTGATCGGGCACAGCGACGCCGACGTGCTGCTGCATGCGATCACCGACGCGCTGTTGGGAGCGGCGTCGCTGGGGGATATCGGCCGGATGTATCCCGATACCGATCCGGAGAACAAGGATCGCGACAGCGGGGAAATGCTAGCGGAGGCGATGCGTCGCGTTCGCGTCGCCGGTTGGGAGATCGTGAATCTCGACTGTGTCGTCCGAGCTCAGCAGCCCAAGATCTCGCCACACGCCGCGGCGATCTGCGCTCGGATCGCGGAAATCCTTGCAATTTCGGTCGACAGCGTCGGCATTAAGGGGAAGACGGGCGAACACGTCGGCCCGGTTGGACGCCAGGAAGCGATCGAAGCCCGCTGCGTGGCGCTGCTGTATCGGCGATTGGGGTAA